The following DNA comes from Allobranchiibius huperziae.
GAGCGAGCCGAGCACGACGAAGCCCGTCACCGGGGCGGGGGCGAAGCGGTCCCGAGGCTGACCCCTACCCTGGTGCGGTGCAGTCCGAACCCCTCACCATCCGCGCTGCACGCATCGTCCCGGTCGGCCGCCCCGCCCCGTCGGGAGCGGTCGATCTGCACCTCGAAGACGGTCGAGTGGTCGAGGTCGGAAAAGCATTGCCCGACAGGGGTTTCCGCCAGGTTGATGCCGGCGGCCGATGGCTGACACCGGGCCTATGGGACCACCACGTGCACATGACGCAGTGGGCGCACACCCTGTCGCGGCTCGACGTGAGCGCCAGCGCCTGCCCCGACGACGTGGTCCGCATCGTGCGAGCCCACGACCGGGCGAGCGGCGACCGGCACTCCTCGATCGTGGGCTTCGGTTACCGCTCCGCCGGCTGGCCGGCTGCTCCCACCGTGCGCGAGCTGGACGAGGCTGTCCCGGACCGCCCGGTCGTGCTGATCTCCGGTGACGCGCACAACGGCTGGTTGAACTCCACGGCGCTGCGGCTGCTCGACCTCCCGCTGCGCGACACCCCGATCAGCGAGAACGCCTGGTTCGACGTCTTCCCGCTGCTCGCCGCCCTACCCGGCGCCGAACCGGACCCTGTCCAGGCCTACCGTGCCGTCCTGCGCAACGCCGCGAGCAAGGGCGTCGTCGGCATCACCGACATGGAGTTCGAGAGCTCCGTCGCGACCTGGGGCCGGATGGTGCCCCTCGGGCTGGACACCCTGCGGGTCCGTGCATCGACCTACCTCTACGGTCTCGACACCACGATCGCCGCCGGGCTGCGGACCGGTGACGCCGTGCCGGGCGGCGCCGGGATGGCCACGATGGGACCGCTGAAGATCATCGCCGACGGGTCGCTCGGCACCATGACCGCGCTGTGCTGCGCGCCGTACGCCGGGCACGCCACCAGGGGGACCTGCAACGTCTCGCCCGAGGAGCTTCTCCAAGCGTTGCGCACGGCGCGGGCGCACGGCCTCGACGCCGCCGTGCACGCCATCGGTGACGCCGCAGCCACGATGGTCCTGG
Coding sequences within:
- a CDS encoding amidohydrolase family protein — encoded protein: MQSEPLTIRAARIVPVGRPAPSGAVDLHLEDGRVVEVGKALPDRGFRQVDAGGRWLTPGLWDHHVHMTQWAHTLSRLDVSASACPDDVVRIVRAHDRASGDRHSSIVGFGYRSAGWPAAPTVRELDEAVPDRPVVLISGDAHNGWLNSTALRLLDLPLRDTPISENAWFDVFPLLAALPGAEPDPVQAYRAVLRNAASKGVVGITDMEFESSVATWGRMVPLGLDTLRVRASTYLYGLDTTIAAGLRTGDAVPGGAGMATMGPLKIIADGSLGTMTALCCAPYAGHATRGTCNVSPEELLQALRTARAHGLDAAVHAIGDAAATMVLDAFRDSGIRGSIEHAQLLDPTDITRMAALGVRASVQPAQLYDDRDLSDQLWPGCADRSFMLRSMVDAGVQLRMGSDAPVAPLDPWLAMAAAVHRSADTRGPWGAAQAITPAEALAASTDGQRTVAVGSPADLVLVDADPLAAAGDSAVAGHALRTMGVAATLVGGRVVHDAL